A genomic stretch from Cardiocondyla obscurior isolate alpha-2009 linkage group LG10, Cobs3.1, whole genome shotgun sequence includes:
- the LOC139106289 gene encoding phospholipase A(2)-like, whose translation MRGTSAISLILFHMLSLFADNYGVTEGHSLNDYLRGFSTLKQITSLRHGILPGTLWCGHGNIAREKYQLGKYEELDKCCRAHDYCEEYIRPKSTRYGLNNKSNCRSSSCECEVQFYDCLKQIRGFYASAVRRIYFMHCKQCFRIFYDPQECTNKGLDIIEEKDRSGRRIFCSKFDRNSKWVHRHNFSSSESNLEDSTWDNDKTKQFIPSFHPEVDGEYSNEEFDDKYGDYLFNTDNN comes from the exons atgaGAGGAACGAGTGCGATTAGTTTAATTCTGTTCCACATGCTCTCGTTGTTTGCTGATAATTACGGTGTAACGGAAGGCCACAGTTTAAATGATTATTTACGAGGCTTTTCCACGTTGAAACAAATAACGAGTCTTCGACATGGGATCCTGCCAG GAACGCTTTGGTGCGGCCACGGAAATATTGCCCGCGAGAAATATCAACTCGGCAAGTACGAAGAGTTGGACAAGTGTTGCAGGGCCCACGATTACTGCGAAGAATACATAAGACCGAAAAGTACAAGATACGGGCTGAACAATAAATCCAATTGTCGAAG CTCGTCGTGCGAATGCGAGGTGCAATTTTACGATTGCTTGAAGCAAATACGCGGCTTTTATGCGTCTGCCGTGAGAAGAATATATTTCATGCATTGCAAACAATGCTTTCGTATCTTCTACGATCCTCAAGAGTGCACAAATAA GGGTCTCGATATAATCGAGGAGAAGGACCGCAGCGGTCGCCGTATTTTCTGCTCGAAGTTTGACCGAAATTCGAAATGGGTCCACCGTCACAACTTCAGCTCGTCGGAATCGAACCTCGAAGATTCAACCTGGGATAATGATAAAACCAAACAATTTATTCCGTCCTTTCATCCTGAGGTTGACGGAGAATATTCTAACGAGGAATTTGATGATAAATACGGAGATTATTTATTCAAcacagataataattaa